The genomic interval TTCACGCGTACCATCGATATATTCTACGAATTCTTTCAATCCACCCAATGAATGGAAGTGCTCAGAAAGTGGTTTGCCATCATCGTCCAATTCTCTTCTGTCCTCCAAGTTCAAATGAATTCCTTTATTGAGGAACGATAATTCACGCAAACGTGATTGTAATGTTTCGAATTTATAAGTGGTTGAAGTAAATATAGAATCATCTGGCAAAAAGTGCACTTCAGTACCTGTCTTGGTAGTGGTGCCAATTTCTTTTACATCATATAATGGTTTGCCGATTTCATATTCTTGTTGGTAAAGTTTACCATCACGATGCACGGTAACTTTCAATTGTTTTGAAAGGGCATTCACACAAGATACGCCCACACCGTGGAGTCCGCCTGAAACTTTATAATTGTCTTTGTTGAATTTACCACCGGCGTGTAATACGGTCATTACTACTTCCAGAGCTGAACGGCCTTCTTTAGCGTGCATGTCCACAGGTATACCACGACCATCATCTTCAACGGTGATGGAATTATCTTCATTGATAATTACCGAAATATTTTTGCAATAGCCTGCAAGGGCTTCGTCTATCGAATTGTCTACTACTTCATATACCAAATGGTGTAAACCTCTTACGCCCGTATCACCAATATACATCGATGGGCGTTTTCTAACTGCTTCTAATCCTTCTAGAACTTGGATATTGTCTGCGGTGTAATTTGAATTGTCTGTTTCTGTTGTCATTATAATAGTTTATTGATATATTTTATTGGGGTGTAAAATTAGGCTAAAACCCTCAATTGGCCATAGTTTGAATAGAGAAAACCTTAGGCTATTTTTCCACAATAAAGCAAATAATTTGGTGATATTTTTTAGGATAAAAAAATATTGAATTTGGCAAAGTAAGTATTATATTCCAAACGTGTAGTTAACATCATTTGATGAAGGTATTCCGATAGTTAGTGGAAAAGCAATCTGGTATAAAAACCTCCTATTTGACGAGATTGCTACGTTCCTCGCAAACCTGGTTAGACGCTTCGGCAATGACGGTATAGGACGCTCGCATTGACGGAAATATAAACCTAATTCACGTTGTACAAATGATATAATTTCTTGGTATTAATTTCAATATCAAAAAGGCTTAATTGAGCTGCGGTATTTGCCTCCAATGTTTTCACTTTTGCTATACCATTACATAATATATATAATTTCTCAGCAATATCATTGGGCTGTTCTGGATTGGCATATAAAGCAGTAGCTCCCGCTATTTCCTCAAAACATGAACCTGTAGAAGTAAGGCTTGCTTTGCCTCTTGCCATAGCTTCTACCAAAGGTATACCAAATCCTTCAAACAAACTTGGATATATACTGAACAAGCACGCATCATATAATAACGGCAAATGCTCATGCTGCACATAATCCAAATGTATAACGGGCAATTTATGTTCATGTATGTATTTCAGCACTTCTCGGTGGTTATCGCCCGAGCCACCGCATAGCACCAATGGTATTCTATTATTTGCTGACCAAGTTGCACATTGTTGCTTATATGCCTGCAGAAAATTTAAATGATTTTTACGCTTATCAGTTTTACTCACAAATAATATATATTTCTGTGGCAGATTATATACTTTCCTTACTTGAACAATTTCTTCTGCAGTACTTTTATCATAATAAATATCACTACAATTTTGATAAATAACTGCAATTTTTTCTGGATCAATATTGAAGAATTCCACAATATCTTTTTTTGTTTGTTCGCTCGTAGCCACCACATGGTTGGCCGTTTGGCACGCATGTTCAAATTTGCGTTTATAAATTCCACGATTGGTTGCCGTGAAAAAATCAGGGTGACGCAAAAATATTAAATCATGGATGGTAACAACAGTCTTGATACCCGTATTTTCAATTCCAACTGGTAACTCATTGCTAAGGCCATGATATACCTCCAACTTTTTTGTTTGGGCAAGTTTGGTACTGCCATAGCTACGCCACAATTGGTGAAAGGCTTGGTAAAAAATATTATGCGGCTTAAGGGTATGAATATGTTTATTTTTAAGCACAGGTTCCCAAAATTTCACAATATCCTGATCCGATTTTGGGGTGAACAAATAATAATCGTCATCAGGAAAATATTGTAATAAATTCTCAACCACCCTGCGGCTGTAGTTGCCTAGTCCTGTTATATTGTTAAACGCACGCTTCGCATCGAATCCTATTTGCATTGGGGGCAAAAATAAGGGGTAATTAGGAACTAGGAACTAGGAATAAGGAGCAAGGGCCATTCGGCTGAAAAAGTGCCTAATAGTAAGTGATAAGTGCCACTGGGATAATTATTATGATACGTAATTGATGGCAACGCTCACTTACTACTTACTCCTTATTCCTATTAGCCCCAGGCCAACCACACACATCAAAAAAGTAAACGCCGTTTGCCCGCCATGTATTACCATTGCTAATGCTTTGCCATAAGAGGATGGAACACTATATAATACCAATGCTGCCCCCACCAAGTAATGATAAGCTCCCATGCCGCCGCCGCTAATAGGTATAGAGCGACCGATAGTTCCTATGGTGCAAATGGTGAGGCCCGCCAACAAGGTGAGTGAGGAAGTTTCAGGGAACAAATAGAACCAACAATAGGTGAGCAAATAATAGCAAATCCAAATAAGTAAAGTATATAATATAAATTTATTTTTTTGTTTCAATGATATAATACTTCTGAGTCCACTGATAAAGTTTGCAAAAAAATTGTATTTGATAAGTTTTACATAACTATAATACATGAGAAATGCGAGAACCATAATTATTAGCAACAACCAAACCCAATTATTATATAAATTGTAAAAGGTATTTTCAAAACCTGCTTTCCACATATCATGGTAAAAAAAAGTATATACTTTTTCATATTGTAGTATAATGGTTAATGAAATTAGTAATAACAGCATCACGACATCAACAATCCGTTCAAGCAATACCGTTCCCAATGATATGGCCAAGGGTATTTGCTGCTTTTCTTTTTGCCACGTACAGCGAAAAACTTCGCCCAATCGGGGCACAAAAAAACTGATTCCATAAGCAAAGGAAGTGGCAATAAATGTATTGGAAAAAGTAGTTTTTTGCTCTGCTGCATTTAGTAATAAATTCCAACGCAAAGTGCGAATTATATATACTAAAATTGACACTGCCAATGCTGGCCAAACAACAATATAATTGCCGTTTGCTATATGAGTCTTTACTTCGACCCATTCGCCCTTGCTTAAAAATGTATATAATAAATAAGCTCCAAAAAGTACGAATAATAAAAATATAAATGTGTTGAATATTTTTATATAATTCATTAGAAAAAACTATGGTAGAAAATTATTTGATATTATGATATACTTTTTGCACATCATCGTCCTGCTCCATTTTCTCTACCATCTCCATTACCTCGGTTTCTTGTTCTTCGGTTAACTCCACAAAAGTATTAGCTATTCGCTCTAACTCTGAGCTCACAATGGGAAGATTTCTTTCCTCTAAGGCTTTTTGCATCAGGCTATAATCTTGAAAAGCGGTATATATAATAATTTGATTATCCTCTGCATCGATGAACAATTCTTCCAAACCACTATCTATCAAATCAAGTTCGATCTCTTCGGGGTCAAGTCCGGTTGCATTGAGTTTGAACATTCCTTTACGGGTGAAAATAAAATCGAGCGAACCCGTTTTGTTTAAAGTGCCTTCGGCTCTAGTCAAGTATGAACGAACATTTGCCACGGTGCGGTTGGTATTATTGGTAGCGGTTTCAAGCAATACCGCAACGCCGTATGGCCCATAACCTTCGTATATATGTTCTTCAAAAACCTCATCACTTTTCTCACTAGCCCTTTTAATGGCAGCTTCTATTCGGTCTTTGGGCATATTCAATCCCTTGGCAGTTTGCATGGCAGCACGCAATCGTGGATTGCCTCCAGGGTCAGGTCCTGAATTTTTAACAGCCATCGAAATTTCTCTGCCAATGCGGGTAAAAGCCTTGGCCATCTTATCGTAACGAGCAAACATCACATGTTTGCGT from Bacteroidota bacterium carries:
- a CDS encoding glycosyltransferase family 1 protein, with translation MQIGFDAKRAFNNITGLGNYSRRVVENLLQYFPDDDYYLFTPKSDQDIVKFWEPVLKNKHIHTLKPHNIFYQAFHQLWRSYGSTKLAQTKKLEVYHGLSNELPVGIENTGIKTVVTIHDLIFLRHPDFFTATNRGIYKRKFEHACQTANHVVATSEQTKKDIVEFFNIDPEKIAVIYQNCSDIYYDKSTAEEIVQVRKVYNLPQKYILFVSKTDKRKNHLNFLQAYKQQCATWSANNRIPLVLCGGSGDNHREVLKYIHEHKLPVIHLDYVQHEHLPLLYDACLFSIYPSLFEGFGIPLVEAMARGKASLTSTGSCFEEIAGATALYANPEQPNDIAEKLYILCNGIAKVKTLEANTAAQLSLFDIEINTKKLYHLYNVN
- a CDS encoding lysylphosphatidylglycerol synthase transmembrane domain-containing protein gives rise to the protein MNYIKIFNTFIFLLFVLFGAYLLYTFLSKGEWVEVKTHIANGNYIVVWPALAVSILVYIIRTLRWNLLLNAAEQKTTFSNTFIATSFAYGISFFVPRLGEVFRCTWQKEKQQIPLAISLGTVLLERIVDVVMLLLLISLTIILQYEKVYTFFYHDMWKAGFENTFYNLYNNWVWLLLIIMVLAFLMYYSYVKLIKYNFFANFISGLRSIISLKQKNKFILYTLLIWICYYLLTYCWFYLFPETSSLTLLAGLTICTIGTIGRSIPISGGGMGAYHYLVGAALVLYSVPSSYGKALAMVIHGGQTAFTFLMCVVGLGLIGIRSK
- a CDS encoding YebC/PmpR family DNA-binding transcriptional regulator, yielding MGRAFEKRKHVMFARYDKMAKAFTRIGREISMAVKNSGPDPGGNPRLRAAMQTAKGLNMPKDRIEAAIKRASEKSDEVFEEHIYEGYGPYGVAVLLETATNNTNRTVANVRSYLTRAEGTLNKTGSLDFIFTRKGMFKLNATGLDPEEIELDLIDSGLEELFIDAEDNQIIIYTAFQDYSLMQKALEERNLPIVSSELERIANTFVELTEEQETEVMEMVEKMEQDDDVQKVYHNIK